The following proteins are encoded in a genomic region of Spirosoma sp. SC4-14:
- a CDS encoding HIT family protein — translation MPSIFSRIVAGEIPAHKIAETDDYLAFLDVMPTTTGHTLVIPKKEVDYIFDLDDDLYAGLMAFAKTIAPAIEKAIPCKRIGVAVVGLEVPHAHIHLIPLNSMADMNFHNKLKPTQDELAETAAKIRAFL, via the coding sequence ATGCCTTCTATTTTCTCTCGCATTGTTGCCGGCGAAATACCTGCTCATAAAATCGCCGAAACCGACGATTATCTGGCGTTTCTGGATGTGATGCCGACAACCACCGGGCACACGCTGGTGATTCCTAAAAAAGAAGTCGATTATATTTTCGATCTGGACGACGACCTGTATGCGGGTCTGATGGCCTTTGCCAAAACCATTGCGCCTGCCATCGAAAAAGCGATTCCCTGCAAGCGCATCGGTGTGGCCGTTGTGGGGCTGGAAGTGCCCCACGCACACATACACCTGATTCCGCTCAACTCAATGGCCGACATGAATTTTCATAACAAACTAAAACCGACTCAGGACGAACTGGCCGAAACAGCCGCCAAAATCCGGGCGTTTTTATAA
- the greA gene encoding transcription elongation factor GreA, translated as MGKISYYTEEGLNRLKAELNDLKTKGRAEIARQIAEARDKGDLSENAEYDAAKDAQGLHELKISKLEEVLANARILDESTIDSSQVSVLSNVKIKNKKNGAVMNYTLVSEEEADLKSGRISVSSPIGKGLLGKRVGDVAEIKVPAGMMEFEIVDISR; from the coding sequence ATGGGAAAAATTTCATATTATACCGAAGAAGGACTCAACCGGCTCAAGGCAGAGCTGAATGATCTGAAAACAAAAGGCCGGGCCGAAATTGCCCGCCAGATTGCAGAAGCCCGCGACAAAGGGGATCTAAGCGAAAATGCCGAATACGATGCGGCTAAAGATGCGCAGGGACTGCATGAACTCAAAATATCCAAACTCGAAGAAGTACTGGCCAATGCCCGCATTCTGGATGAATCGACCATCGACTCCTCGCAGGTATCGGTTCTGTCGAATGTAAAAATAAAGAATAAGAAAAACGGGGCCGTAATGAACTACACACTCGTTTCGGAAGAAGAAGCCGATCTGAAATCGGGCCGTATTTCGGTTAGCTCACCCATCGGAAAAGGCCTGCTGGGAAAACGTGTTGGCGACGTTGCCGAAATTAAAGTTCCCGCCGGTATGATGGAATTCGAAATCGTTGATATTTCCCGTTAA
- the fmt gene encoding methionyl-tRNA formyltransferase: protein MNKPLRIVFMGTPDFAVASLQRLLGGGCNVVAVVTAPDRPSGRGLQLTPSAVKKAALEANLPVLQPEKLRDPAFLEQLASYKADLQVVVAFRMLPEVVWAMPTIGTFNLHGSLLPQYRGAAPINWAIMNGETETGVTTFFIEKEIDTGQMIFQDVEPIYPDDTAGTVHDRLMERGAGLVLKTVRAIEAGEYPRTPQPASAELKPAPKLSRETTEINWNQPATVIRNFVRGLSPYPAAWTTINGKFFKIYAVSVANESPFAAGVGEAYTDNKKEILVRAADGWLSLDALQAEGKRRMTAEEFLRGNKL, encoded by the coding sequence ATGAATAAACCGCTTCGAATTGTCTTCATGGGTACGCCCGATTTTGCCGTTGCCAGTCTGCAACGTTTGCTGGGTGGAGGCTGTAATGTGGTCGCTGTTGTTACGGCTCCCGACCGACCCTCAGGACGAGGGTTGCAGCTAACCCCTTCGGCTGTTAAGAAAGCCGCGCTGGAAGCTAACCTACCTGTCTTACAGCCCGAAAAACTTCGTGACCCCGCCTTTCTGGAACAACTGGCCAGCTACAAGGCCGACCTGCAGGTGGTTGTGGCGTTTCGGATGCTGCCAGAGGTGGTGTGGGCCATGCCAACCATCGGTACGTTTAATTTGCATGGGTCATTGTTGCCGCAATATCGGGGGGCTGCGCCCATAAACTGGGCCATTATGAATGGCGAAACAGAAACCGGTGTCACTACGTTTTTTATCGAGAAAGAAATCGATACCGGCCAGATGATCTTTCAGGATGTTGAGCCGATCTATCCCGACGATACGGCCGGAACGGTTCACGACCGGCTGATGGAACGCGGGGCTGGCCTGGTCTTGAAAACCGTGCGGGCCATTGAAGCCGGAGAGTATCCGCGAACGCCACAACCCGCGTCGGCAGAACTGAAACCAGCACCAAAACTTAGCCGCGAAACCACCGAAATCAACTGGAATCAGCCCGCAACGGTCATTCGGAATTTTGTGCGGGGACTGTCGCCTTACCCGGCTGCCTGGACAACCATTAATGGGAAATTTTTTAAGATTTATGCCGTGTCGGTAGCAAACGAATCGCCGTTTGCGGCCGGGGTGGGGGAGGCTTATACCGACAATAAAAAAGAAATTCTGGTTCGGGCTGCCGATGGCTGGCTAAGTCTGGATGCGCTACAGGCCGAGGGCAAGCGCCGAATGACCGCCGAGGAGTTTTTGCGGGGGAATAAGCTTTAG
- a CDS encoding polysaccharide deacetylase family protein produces the protein MKRFVICLLVAALSQFSAYAQTPTYAEKLGFPKGKKVVVFHVDDAGMSYESNVGTINALEKGIASSTSIMMPCGWVPQFFDYLKKHPNVDAGVHLTLTSEWDNYRWTPLAGRDKAPGLYDQQGAFWHSVAQVVEHASTADVDAEIRAQLARYRAFGVEPTHMDSHMGTLFQPKFVMSYVKLAMEEKIPILFPGGHASLIIKENNVPADLQKLIRQLGQQLWNAGLPVFDDLDGTSYGWTLPAGTPVTDENLQNYKTQKFIELLKSAQPGLTYVIMHCTAPTPTFDQISTSGQTRKGDMLAMMDPALKAFVEKEGIIVTTWRELIERRKKIND, from the coding sequence ATGAAACGATTTGTTATCTGTCTACTGGTTGCTGCGCTGAGCCAGTTTAGCGCGTATGCCCAAACCCCCACCTATGCCGAAAAACTAGGTTTCCCGAAGGGAAAGAAAGTTGTTGTGTTTCATGTCGATGATGCGGGTATGAGTTATGAGTCGAACGTGGGCACGATCAATGCGCTCGAAAAAGGCATTGCCAGTTCAACCAGTATCATGATGCCCTGTGGCTGGGTGCCGCAGTTTTTCGATTATCTGAAAAAACATCCGAATGTAGATGCAGGCGTACACCTGACGCTTACGTCGGAATGGGACAACTACCGTTGGACACCGTTGGCGGGGCGCGACAAGGCACCGGGGTTATACGACCAGCAGGGGGCTTTCTGGCATTCGGTGGCGCAGGTTGTTGAACATGCGTCGACGGCCGATGTCGATGCCGAAATCCGGGCGCAACTAGCCCGATACCGCGCGTTTGGCGTCGAACCTACGCATATGGACTCGCATATGGGAACACTGTTTCAGCCCAAATTCGTGATGAGTTATGTGAAGCTGGCAATGGAAGAAAAAATTCCGATTCTGTTTCCGGGCGGCCATGCATCGCTGATTATCAAGGAAAACAACGTGCCCGCCGATCTGCAAAAACTGATTCGGCAGCTTGGTCAGCAGCTTTGGAATGCGGGCCTGCCGGTTTTCGATGATCTCGATGGCACAAGCTATGGCTGGACGCTTCCGGCAGGCACACCCGTTACTGACGAGAACCTACAGAACTACAAAACCCAGAAATTTATTGAACTCCTGAAATCGGCTCAGCCAGGTTTGACTTACGTGATTATGCACTGCACGGCCCCAACGCCCACCTTCGATCAGATCAGCACATCGGGCCAAACGCGCAAAGGCGACATGCTGGCCATGATGGACCCCGCTCTGAAAGCTTTTGTCGAGAAAGAAGGAATTATTGTAACAACCTGGCGCGAGTTGATCGAACGACGGAAAAAAATAAATGATTGA
- a CDS encoding dihydrofolate reductase, giving the protein MKISLIAAVAQNGVIGRENDMPWHLPDDFAFFKRKTSHHPIIMGRKSLDALGKPLPNRTNIVITRNPDFLAPGVVVVHTLDEAINEAKKTIETQNDAASEHRPDEIFVIGGGEIYAMALPIATTLYLTEIHASVDGDACFPTFNTDEWQEVSRRPHPADERHAFSFDFVTYERRNDR; this is encoded by the coding sequence ATGAAAATTAGCCTTATTGCGGCCGTTGCGCAAAATGGTGTTATTGGTCGGGAGAATGATATGCCCTGGCATTTGCCCGACGATTTTGCCTTTTTTAAGCGTAAGACCAGCCATCATCCGATCATTATGGGCCGGAAATCGCTGGACGCCCTTGGCAAGCCGCTGCCGAACCGTACGAACATTGTGATTACCCGAAATCCTGATTTTTTGGCTCCGGGTGTCGTTGTCGTACATACATTGGATGAAGCGATCAATGAAGCGAAAAAGACAATTGAAACACAGAACGATGCGGCTTCAGAACATCGGCCCGACGAAATTTTTGTGATTGGTGGGGGGGAGATTTATGCCATGGCATTGCCCATTGCCACCACACTATACCTGACCGAAATTCATGCCAGTGTCGATGGCGATGCTTGTTTCCCAACGTTCAATACAGACGAATGGCAGGAAGTGAGCCGACGCCCGCACCCTGCCGACGAACGACATGCATTTTCGTTCGATTTCGTTACGTATGAACGGCGAAATGATCGATAA
- a CDS encoding bestrophin family ion channel, translating into MYTAKRIPFRIIAPFAWKAVLFFALYSFVVCALYAWADWKFMAIPFVPIATIGTAVAFYIGFKSNSSYERLWEARRIWGSLVNASRSWGILVMDYICPLNANEYYSSADLYRIQQLLIYRHIAYLNALRIQLRSRPIWQEENIGANIVEKQHAFNQGQLDKELSLFLHDDEVEYFVNRQNPATQIIKCQSKQLRELRAAGLISEYYHAEMERLLMEFYSQQGGAERIKSFPFPRQYAFFSYLFVMIFVAILPFGLLTEMSKVGPLHFWLTVPFYTVIAWVFYTMEVVGDTSENPFENSINDIPMTAICRNIEIDLREMLGETDLPQRVQAVDNILM; encoded by the coding sequence ATGTACACTGCCAAACGTATTCCCTTTCGCATTATAGCGCCGTTTGCCTGGAAGGCCGTTCTCTTCTTTGCTCTGTATTCCTTTGTGGTCTGCGCGTTATATGCGTGGGCCGACTGGAAATTCATGGCTATTCCGTTCGTACCGATTGCCACCATTGGTACGGCGGTTGCGTTTTATATTGGTTTCAAAAGCAACTCTTCGTATGAGCGGTTGTGGGAAGCCCGCCGAATCTGGGGGAGCCTGGTCAATGCCAGTCGGTCGTGGGGAATTCTGGTTATGGATTACATCTGTCCGCTCAATGCCAATGAATACTACTCGTCGGCCGACCTGTATAGAATCCAGCAACTCCTGATCTATCGGCACATTGCCTATCTGAATGCGTTACGGATTCAGTTGCGCAGCCGTCCGATCTGGCAGGAAGAGAACATTGGAGCCAATATTGTGGAAAAACAACATGCCTTCAATCAGGGTCAACTGGATAAAGAGCTGAGCCTTTTTCTGCACGACGATGAGGTAGAATACTTTGTTAACCGACAGAATCCGGCTACGCAGATCATTAAATGCCAGTCGAAACAACTGCGCGAACTGCGGGCGGCTGGCCTGATTTCAGAGTATTACCATGCCGAGATGGAGCGGCTACTGATGGAGTTTTACTCGCAGCAGGGTGGAGCCGAACGCATCAAATCGTTTCCGTTTCCCCGGCAGTATGCGTTTTTCAGCTACCTGTTCGTCATGATTTTCGTAGCCATTCTTCCATTTGGACTACTAACCGAAATGAGCAAGGTTGGTCCGCTGCATTTCTGGCTAACGGTGCCGTTCTATACCGTTATTGCGTGGGTATTCTATACGATGGAAGTGGTGGGCGACACCAGCGAAAACCCATTCGAGAACAGCATCAACGATATTCCGATGACAGCCATTTGCCGAAACATCGAAATTGACCTTCGCGAAATGCTGGGCGAAACAGACCTGCCGCAACGCGTCCAGGCTGTCGACAATATTCTGATGTAG
- a CDS encoding SpoIIE family protein phosphatase: protein MAIKILSVDDEADMEMLIMQRFRRQIRDKNFEFIFAANGAEALEKLEQNQDVALVLSDINMPEMDGLTFLSKLNDKKNPYLKAVMVSAFNDMDNIRTAMNRGAFDFVTKPINFEDLEITINKTIKHIEQLVNSQKEHDQLVAIQNDINIAQEIQQAMLPKTFPPFPNRTDFDLHAFLKAAKLVGGDLFDYFLMDDNRLFFLIGDVSDKGIPASLFMAITKAIFKSHFSNKNCGTISEEVRRINDFLSADNQSMMFVTAFVCILDLTTGVVEYIDAGHEPPLILRKNNEVELLKKKGGLALCIDGDFPYTSSTFKLEPGDTLFTYTDGVTDANNRTGERFGIERVKQLLIQATASAKPQAINDTLLSQIQAFIGDNAQFDDITALTLHYAG, encoded by the coding sequence ATGGCAATTAAAATACTTAGTGTGGATGATGAAGCGGACATGGAAATGCTGATTATGCAGCGATTCAGACGACAGATCCGCGACAAGAATTTTGAGTTCATTTTTGCGGCTAATGGAGCCGAAGCACTCGAAAAACTGGAACAGAATCAGGATGTTGCGCTGGTCCTGTCCGACATCAATATGCCCGAAATGGATGGACTTACGTTTCTATCCAAACTGAACGATAAAAAGAATCCGTACCTGAAAGCGGTGATGGTTTCGGCCTTCAATGACATGGACAACATTAGAACGGCCATGAACCGGGGAGCTTTCGATTTCGTCACCAAGCCCATCAATTTCGAAGATCTGGAAATTACCATCAATAAAACCATTAAGCATATTGAGCAATTGGTGAATTCTCAGAAAGAGCACGATCAACTGGTAGCTATTCAGAACGACATCAACATTGCGCAGGAAATTCAGCAGGCCATGTTGCCCAAAACATTTCCGCCATTTCCTAACCGCACCGATTTCGATCTGCACGCGTTTCTGAAAGCCGCCAAACTGGTTGGTGGCGATTTGTTCGACTACTTCCTGATGGACGATAACCGGCTCTTTTTCCTGATCGGTGATGTGTCGGACAAAGGCATTCCGGCATCGCTGTTTATGGCCATTACCAAAGCCATTTTCAAAAGCCATTTTTCGAATAAAAACTGTGGAACAATCAGTGAGGAAGTCCGCCGAATCAACGATTTTTTGAGCGCCGATAACCAATCCATGATGTTTGTGACGGCCTTTGTTTGTATTCTGGACCTAACCACTGGCGTAGTCGAATACATCGACGCGGGCCACGAACCTCCGCTCATTCTGCGCAAAAACAATGAGGTTGAACTCCTCAAAAAGAAAGGCGGGCTGGCGCTGTGTATCGATGGCGATTTTCCGTATACCTCCAGCACCTTTAAACTGGAACCGGGCGATACGCTCTTCACGTATACCGATGGGGTTACGGATGCAAACAACCGAACTGGCGAACGTTTTGGCATAGAACGCGTCAAACAGTTACTGATACAAGCCACAGCATCGGCAAAACCGCAGGCGATCAATGATACGCTGCTGAGCCAGATTCAGGCATTTATCGGCGACAATGCCCAGTTCGACGACATTACGGCGCTTACGCTTCACTATGCGGGCTGA
- a CDS encoding ATP-binding protein, whose amino-acid sequence MEAPKQEADSSHLTDPSPTSAVELETLRERVAELDRLASIGQLTAGILHEIKNPLNFITNYAHLSVDLIEELEGIAAKLEGHPEYDDLIDVLDMLKGNIVRIRENGARAERVIQGMLAQTRSDSVLFEPTDLNTLLEEFSKLAYQGMRAGDKEFVVSLVFQLDPSIGKISLAPFEFNRVILNLVLNACYAVNERRKKQQDSYKPTITIMSQKLDDRVEIKIRDNGDGIPDEVKTKLFTPFFTTKPVGKGTGLGLSLSRTIVDELHKGSLSVVSETGNFTEFTISLPLN is encoded by the coding sequence ATGGAAGCGCCAAAACAAGAAGCAGACTCTAGCCATCTGACTGATCCCTCCCCAACATCCGCGGTTGAGTTGGAGACGCTACGCGAACGAGTAGCGGAGCTGGACCGACTTGCCTCTATTGGTCAGCTAACGGCCGGCATCTTACACGAGATCAAGAACCCGCTCAACTTCATTACGAATTATGCGCACCTATCGGTCGATTTAATCGAAGAACTGGAGGGCATTGCCGCAAAGTTAGAAGGGCATCCAGAATACGACGACCTGATCGATGTGCTTGACATGCTCAAGGGCAACATTGTTCGGATTCGCGAAAATGGAGCGCGGGCCGAACGGGTTATTCAGGGAATGCTCGCCCAAACCCGATCAGACTCGGTTCTGTTTGAGCCAACCGATCTGAATACGCTGCTCGAAGAGTTTTCGAAGCTTGCCTATCAGGGTATGCGGGCGGGCGACAAAGAATTTGTGGTATCGCTCGTTTTTCAGCTAGACCCCAGCATTGGGAAAATCTCGCTGGCACCATTCGAATTCAACCGGGTTATTCTGAACCTGGTACTTAATGCCTGCTATGCTGTAAACGAACGGCGCAAAAAGCAGCAGGATAGCTATAAGCCAACCATTACAATTATGTCGCAAAAACTTGACGACCGTGTCGAAATCAAAATCCGTGACAACGGAGACGGTATTCCCGACGAGGTCAAAACCAAACTTTTTACACCTTTTTTCACGACTAAGCCTGTAGGTAAAGGAACCGGGCTTGGGCTATCGCTCAGCCGAACCATTGTCGACGAATTGCACAAAGGCTCGTTGAGTGTTGTCTCAGAAACCGGAAATTTTACTGAATTCACGATTAGTCTGCCACTGAACTAA
- a CDS encoding ATP-binding protein gives MKTFLSILTWSMLLICLIGTVHAYGQIGSEKIGNGMPPIRVYLPDQYDGHSQNFAITQDHRGVLYIGNFAGVIEYDGLTWRTIPTENTTKVSALLTASTGRIYVGANGEFGYLRPDSTGKLGFSSLSQRVSNRFNEIISILETKDGLYFVSRNILFFWNGKKLTEWHTPHDIVSASRIGQSIYVFQRQKGLSQVKQGRFVPVQQQGSVPTLYDMPVILPLSSNRSLLITSNQGLFQLANNTVEPFASSANTYLATNQATSGAILNDHTIAIGTVRGGIVRLSTEGQLDQIIPAAGGLNDQLINAMFADREGNLWLALNNGIAELEIPSPITLFSEATRLTGEVMDIRRVNGTIYMATINGLFKIENSIVRPVDQLNISCFSIAEAKGSLFVATSKGLYRLTNGQATALTRTYTLSLAASKTYPDRLYAGTESGFDIIVLSGQQATIHPVPALNERIFGVVEDQSGNVWLETLRAGLYKFSAATNELKQYTTIQGLPTLLYNRVATTSQGLLVYNEKGIYRLDPQLDRFSLYNPFHTQAPGSAFWKNELLEDEHGDLWTIEGDKKRVTLFKKRAQRFIPITMPFLPISTSPINVIYPDEQGLVWFGGRDGIVRYNANVHKSYAVPYQTLIRQIQTTGEKTLFDGYTRADTANTLDTTLAYKTNDISFEFSAAVYPVTNALTFQYILENYDKTWSDWTTENKKEYTNLPPGTYRFRVKARNIYDLPSREATYRFRVLPPWYARWWFISFALVVIGLLGYWLVRWRLNALVREKQELETLIKERTEEVVFQKVELEKQSEELAVKNDQLEKIDLIVKSINAEIDSENLFQTILSKFSVIRNMETASFLVYDKPSNSFRFQALRSSRDISHVESVQLTLEEVESRLLLGATEDYEDIYRKDNVRFEPLNSPIDDLPQPRSLITIVIKNEGRIEGFITLENTTRTHAFDQRDLTMIRNLKEHLIAAFIKTRLLEDLENTLNDLKNTQDELIRQEKLASVGQLTKGIVDRILNPLNYVNNFSQLSDGLIDDLLDILEQQKDVLPADALDDLLDETGVLKSNLIKIQEHSNSTTRILKDMQRLLKEKSRDFLETDLNSFLESKARSAIQESKAHYKDFVVDLQLNLENKPIKIRLLPYEFGQVVQNMVSNSYYALHEKSKSNQAFKPAIHIATQTEAGQVHIRFHDNGKGIPSREVEKIFSPFFTTKPTSEGSGLGLFMVKDIIEIHKGKIEINSKEGEFTEILITLPTLFD, from the coding sequence ATGAAAACTTTTCTGTCGATACTGACCTGGAGTATGCTGCTGATCTGCCTTATCGGCACTGTGCACGCTTATGGCCAGATCGGCAGCGAAAAAATTGGCAATGGTATGCCGCCAATCCGGGTGTATTTACCCGATCAGTACGATGGTCATAGCCAGAACTTCGCCATCACGCAGGACCATCGTGGTGTTCTGTACATCGGCAATTTTGCGGGCGTCATTGAATACGACGGCCTGACCTGGCGCACCATTCCAACCGAAAACACGACCAAAGTATCGGCTCTGCTGACAGCATCAACCGGGCGCATCTACGTTGGTGCCAATGGCGAGTTTGGCTACCTGCGTCCCGACAGTACGGGCAAACTTGGTTTCTCCAGCTTAAGTCAGCGCGTTTCAAATCGATTCAATGAGATCATCTCCATCCTGGAAACAAAAGATGGTCTTTACTTCGTATCAAGAAACATCCTGTTCTTCTGGAACGGCAAAAAACTCACCGAATGGCATACCCCGCACGACATTGTGTCGGCCTCTCGGATCGGCCAATCCATTTATGTATTTCAACGGCAAAAAGGACTAAGTCAGGTTAAACAGGGCCGCTTTGTTCCGGTTCAGCAGCAAGGTAGTGTGCCAACCCTCTACGACATGCCTGTCATATTACCCCTGAGTTCGAACAGATCATTACTGATTACCAGTAACCAGGGATTATTTCAGTTGGCAAACAACACGGTTGAACCTTTCGCCAGCTCGGCCAATACGTATCTGGCCACCAATCAGGCAACGAGCGGAGCCATTCTGAACGACCACACAATTGCGATTGGAACCGTGCGCGGGGGCATTGTCCGGCTCAGCACCGAAGGGCAACTGGATCAGATTATTCCGGCAGCGGGCGGCCTAAACGATCAGCTTATTAACGCCATGTTTGCCGACCGCGAGGGCAACCTGTGGCTGGCGCTCAACAATGGCATTGCCGAGCTTGAAATTCCGTCGCCAATCACGCTCTTTTCGGAAGCAACCCGACTCACGGGCGAAGTAATGGATATTCGCCGGGTAAATGGCACTATTTATATGGCCACCATCAATGGCCTGTTCAAAATTGAGAATTCAATCGTTCGGCCGGTCGATCAGTTGAACATTAGTTGTTTTTCGATTGCAGAAGCAAAAGGGTCATTATTCGTTGCCACCAGCAAAGGGCTTTATCGGTTAACAAACGGACAAGCCACCGCCCTCACCCGAACGTATACCCTCTCGCTGGCAGCCTCCAAAACATACCCCGATCGGCTTTATGCTGGCACCGAAAGTGGTTTCGATATTATCGTTTTATCTGGCCAACAGGCAACCATACATCCCGTTCCGGCGCTGAACGAGCGTATTTTTGGTGTCGTCGAAGATCAGTCGGGCAATGTCTGGCTCGAAACACTGCGGGCTGGTCTTTACAAATTTTCGGCTGCCACCAACGAGCTAAAGCAATATACAACCATTCAGGGGTTGCCAACGCTGCTCTACAATCGAGTCGCAACCACGTCGCAGGGGCTATTGGTCTATAATGAAAAAGGCATTTATCGGCTCGATCCTCAACTCGACCGGTTCTCGCTCTATAATCCATTTCATACCCAGGCGCCAGGATCGGCTTTCTGGAAAAACGAATTGCTGGAAGATGAACATGGCGACTTATGGACAATAGAGGGCGACAAAAAACGAGTTACGCTCTTCAAAAAACGAGCCCAGCGGTTTATTCCGATCACGATGCCATTTCTACCCATTTCGACCTCGCCCATCAATGTGATTTATCCCGACGAGCAGGGGCTGGTTTGGTTTGGCGGACGCGACGGCATCGTTCGCTACAACGCCAACGTACACAAAAGTTACGCAGTACCTTACCAAACGCTGATCCGCCAGATACAGACAACGGGCGAGAAAACGCTCTTCGACGGTTATACTCGCGCTGATACTGCCAATACCCTCGACACAACACTGGCCTATAAAACCAATGACATCAGTTTTGAATTTTCGGCGGCTGTTTACCCCGTTACCAATGCACTGACCTTTCAGTATATACTCGAAAATTACGATAAAACCTGGTCGGACTGGACCACCGAGAACAAAAAGGAATATACCAACCTGCCACCCGGCACCTATCGGTTTCGGGTAAAAGCCCGGAATATTTATGACCTCCCCAGCCGCGAAGCTACCTACCGTTTCCGGGTGCTTCCGCCGTGGTATGCCCGCTGGTGGTTCATTAGTTTTGCGTTGGTCGTGATCGGCCTACTGGGTTACTGGCTGGTTCGCTGGCGACTCAATGCGCTGGTTCGGGAAAAACAAGAACTGGAAACGCTGATTAAAGAACGAACAGAAGAAGTTGTTTTTCAGAAAGTTGAGCTCGAAAAACAGTCGGAAGAGTTGGCCGTTAAAAACGATCAGCTCGAAAAAATTGATCTGATCGTTAAGTCGATCAATGCTGAAATAGATTCAGAAAATCTATTTCAAACCATCCTTTCTAAATTTTCGGTGATCCGAAATATGGAAACCGCCAGTTTTCTGGTATACGATAAACCAAGCAACTCGTTCCGGTTTCAGGCCCTGCGAAGTAGTCGCGACATTTCGCACGTCGAATCGGTACAACTTACGCTGGAAGAGGTCGAGAGTCGGCTATTGCTGGGGGCAACCGAAGATTATGAAGACATTTACCGAAAAGACAATGTTCGTTTCGAACCGTTGAACAGCCCCATCGACGATTTGCCTCAGCCCCGGTCGCTGATCACCATTGTCATCAAAAACGAAGGGCGAATTGAAGGCTTCATTACGCTCGAAAACACCACCCGTACCCATGCCTTCGACCAGCGAGATCTGACCATGATCCGAAATCTGAAAGAGCACCTGATTGCCGCTTTCATTAAAACCCGGCTGCTCGAAGATCTGGAAAACACATTGAACGACCTGAAAAATACGCAGGACGAACTGATTCGGCAGGAAAAACTGGCCTCCGTTGGCCAGCTCACCAAAGGCATTGTCGACCGAATCCTGAATCCACTCAATTACGTTAATAACTTCTCTCAGTTGTCCGACGGGCTGATCGATGACCTGCTCGACATTCTGGAGCAACAGAAAGATGTTTTACCTGCCGATGCGCTGGATGATTTGCTGGACGAAACGGGTGTGCTGAAATCGAATCTCATAAAAATTCAGGAGCATAGCAACAGCACAACCCGTATTCTGAAAGATATGCAGCGACTACTAAAGGAGAAATCGCGCGATTTTCTGGAAACGGATCTTAACAGTTTTCTGGAAAGCAAAGCGCGTAGCGCCATCCAGGAAAGCAAAGCCCACTACAAAGATTTTGTGGTCGATCTGCAACTAAATCTGGAAAACAAGCCCATAAAAATCAGGCTGCTTCCGTATGAGTTTGGGCAGGTTGTGCAAAATATGGTTAGCAACTCATACTACGCGCTGCACGAAAAAAGCAAATCGAATCAGGCGTTTAAACCAGCAATCCATATAGCAACCCAAACCGAAGCAGGTCAGGTTCACATACGGTTTCACGACAATGGAAAAGGTATTCCCAGCCGTGAAGTCGAAAAAATATTCAGTCCATTTTTCACCACCAAACCAACCTCCGAAGGGTCGGGACTTGGGCTTTTCATGGTTAAAGACATTATTGAAATCCATAAAGGAAAAATAGAAATTAACTCAAAAGAAGGTGAGTTCACCGAAATTCTGATAACACTCCCAACCCTGTTCGATTAG